The Apodemus sylvaticus chromosome 18, mApoSyl1.1, whole genome shotgun sequence genome includes the window TGGGTCTTACTATGTGGCCCCACACCTCAGACATGCAATCCCTTCTACTCCCACCTCAGAGTAACAGGATTAGAGGTCTGTGCCAGACTAGATTTCTTTTCCCATACCACTGAAAAGATTCTTAAAGAATttcaacattttcattttcataatattaaatAATCTGAGACCTCTCAATTGGATTTAGTTTTAAGACACATCTtcggccgggtggtggtggtggtggtggtggtggtggtggtggtacatgcttataatcccagcactctgggaggcagaggcaggaggatttctgagttcgaggccagcctggtctacagagtgagttccaggacagccagggctatacagagaaaccctgtctcgaaaaaaaacaaatccaaaaaaccaaaaaaaaaaaaaaaaaaaaaaaaaaaaaaaaaaaaaaaagacacatccTCTAATTCTCaattaataatagaaaaatatatctaagttggtgtttcaaatatattttgttgAACATGGACAAATCTGTCCTTCAATAATGTATaattatgtacatattatatagtatgtgtgtatatatatatactgtacaGAACTGTACAGAACAAATATGTTCTTCaataatgtataattatatacatacatacatatacacacacacacacacacacatatatatatataaaaaaatacagaactgATTTTCagtacaaaatttttaaaatttacagaaaatataCTGGCAAATATTTAAGATATGTTCAAAAGTCATCCTGTGACGTAAGGTTTCTGATGCCACATCTTGTATTTCATGTATATTCCCTTAAACCAACATTATTTCCTGTGTCAAGTGACAAAAGCTGACGTCAGTATCTACCTCCAGCAGGCAGGACTAGGAATGACTAAACGTGGCATGGCTTCCAACCCTAGCTGTTTCTTTCCCCGGCTTTAGGATTCCAAAGCTGCttatctctttccctttcctcggGCTGGCGCCTAGCAGCCCTAGAGCCTGGGGACTGTCTGACAGTTCCAGCTCAAGGCACAGCGCACAACTCTAGGGAACAGCAGATCAATGGCTTAAGAGCCTCTTTCTCACCTCTGACATCACAGGACCTCTGACATCACAGCAGCCAATTTAGTTGCTGACAAAGATTAAAATTCTTACTGGCCTTCCTATCACAGGGTAGAAAAATAACCACTGAAGTATACGTTCCTTTCATAGGGAACACAAGACGTAAACTAACATCACTTGCCCCTGAAAACCCAACCAATTAAACATCATTGCTTTTTCTCCTCCTAAAATGTATTACACACAAGACATACACATTTATGATAGTGTTTTTAGAAGCCATACCTATTGCAATTGTCAGGTCTCTTCTGAGGGCAAATCCCACCAATCTCTGAGATTCTTTTGACATTATAACAGGAAAGCCATTATAGCTGGTTTCATTAATCATGTTTTCTATGTCATCTACTGTCATATTGTCCTGTGTCAAAACAGCTAAGGGAGGGTCACTTCTTCGAGGTCTCATGACATCAGCAGCCAGGGTTGTATGAGTGAATTCTTCTTTTGCATCCAAGAAAGGGTATCCATTTAATCGGATGTGTGCTTCATAAATACCTTCCCTACCAAAGGCATCACCAACCCATTTACTGGTCATTACAGCAgccataagaggaacaatatATTCCAAGCCTCCAGTAAGTTCAAAAACAATAACCACCAGAGAGACAGTCATTCTTGTCACACCACCTGAAAGAAATAAACACCAGTAGTTAGGAAAGGCAGAATTCTCACCAGTACAAGTTACTAGAGTCTCGTTACTAGGCAGATGAATAGGAATCTAGACAGATCTTGATCAGTGAAAAGCATTATCATCAGAAATGACTATTCTCAGGATAACAACCATTATGTCTAATATGATCTAGAGAAAAACCAATCTGGCTATATCATGGAAGATGGTTCTAACATTTGTAAACCTTTtgtaacattaaaaaacaaacaaaaacaacagctaAGCAAGAAAAATGACTTTGTTATTTTGATTTACTGCTGAAGCAAAGACAAATTTCACTATTATAAAAAGTTTACTATAACTTCTTAAATACAAATAAGCACGTCCCAGCTTCTTGCTTACTACAAGTTTATAaattgtgtgtctatgtgtagaatattgaataaaattatttgtgaTTTATTAACCACGTATGTGATAACGTTAGGTATAAACTTCATCTATTCTGGGTGGGGTGGTTATGTAGCTTGTGCAAGGACCTGCATTTGAGTCCAGCATCCCAAggacatggaggaggaggaggaggaggaagggctgGGAAGTCTCCTCACTCACTCAGATGATCACTCTCGGCTGTCATCTCCCTGCCTGTACTGCCCCGTTGTCCTCCCTGGCACTTCTCCCATACTCCTGTTCTGCATACCACCCCCTGACTACTTGTTCTTTCAATTACAGGCAAACTTTAAGTAGCTACccaagaaaacaacacacagatGAAAACcacatttctcttcctttccaagGAAGGGCCATCCTTTGATCCCACATTCTTGCACACATTCTTCCTAACAATCTAGGTTAATTCTTTCTTCCAATATCTCGAATGTTCACCTCTACAAATTTGAATTCTTCTCTAAGATACCTGAGTCCTTTTCTCAGGATTCACTGTTACTAAAGTAGTCCAAGACCCAAATTATTcttaaatcaaaaaaaaaaaagtagtctcctttttaaatctattttttgagatatattttattatgtataactGTTTGTCTGAATATTATATCTGTGCACCTGAAGACCAGAAGGATTTCAgatccctgggaactggagttaccaacAACTGTGAACCACCACATGAGGTGTtgtgaatcaaacccaggtcctttaaagagcagccagtgctcctgacCGATAGCCATCACTCAGTCCCTGTGCtctcattttaatatttactttattaaGTATATCtcatttaatatttactttatctTACCTCCTTGACTCTCAGACCCCATTACTTTCACTCTACTTCATAAGCCATATAGTACAACTAAGtactactttttgtttttaaagacaagagtctgactatgtagcccaggctggcctcaccctGGCAGTCCTCCATGcctgctgggatgacaggcacgCAGACACAGTGGCTTAAGTTCATCTCCATTGTGTTGTTGTTCTGGTCAGAAGACCTAACAACTCTGGCCCATGAGTACACTGGAAAGTACAGCCACTGTTGCCACACCTGATGTTCTGAGCTCAACTCCAAGATCAACATGGAAGTAGAAAACCGATTTTCATAAACTGTCCACTAACCTCCATATGTAAGTATAACACATATTCTGAAACACACCCCAAATGAAAATGCATAAATGTAACTTAAGAAGCTCACAATACTTGTCATCAGTGAGCCTTTTGTTTCTTAATCTAAAAGAGAAAGGGCTGCCGCGCATCACGTACATGCAAACTCTTTAACATGTCCTAGTCAGCTTAAAAAGGCTTTCCTGAATTAAACTAAGAACTTATTGCACCAGGAATTATGATAACATCCTTATGTGCATGCTATCTCACACAATCCTCACCACAAAGGATAAGCTAgcatttccattttatagataagaaaaGCAAATATGAAAGAACCAAAGGAACTTTTTCAAAGTCATCAAGCTAAAAATGGAAAACCCAGACCTCTGCAATAAACTGGAACAACTTCAAATATAAATTCATCCTGATGCAACCTCAGATACTACTCTTCTTATACTCTAGTTCTCAACAATTCTACGTGTTTTCCCAGAATATACTACACAGAATGTACTACACAATACATCAATACATTTCTTCAAATCATgaattccaaatatattttcatacaaaTTTATCTTTGCATTAGAATCATCCTATAACCAGATTACCCTGGAAAAGCCTCAAAGAGTAATGATGGCTCTGAATTACTCAAAGGAATTATGTAGGTCTGTGAGAAGAAACTACAGGACAAAAGTATAGAAGAGTGTGTGTGGCTGGTCGGTGGTCTGTGTGATTCTTCAAACTACAGCTTTAAAAATGAGTATGACTTGAGCTCATTCATGTTTAAACATGAGAAGCAGACAAATCTAGCTGATGGAAAATGACTCTAAAGTTAAttgcttgaaaaaaaatcagatttcaaAGATTGGTGGATTTTGAAATTGTCACCATTCCCAAATAAAAGAACCGTGGACTGATGGTCTTTTAAAGAGGGCTGCCTCAAAGATAACTATTGACCAAAGCTTTGGAAGTATGAAGGTGATATGTACAACTTCTCAGTTAAAGATTATCTTTAAAGCAGCCCTGCTCCTAACCGCGCCCTTCCTGCACAGCTGTGCTCTCCGACCCTCTAACCTGCGCCCTGCACTCCTGAGCCCGGACGGCGGCGCCTGCTGCTTCCTTACTGCTGGGCCCTTTCCACAGGCAGCCCGCACCTCAGTCTTCTCTCAGCTCTCTCTATACCTGCTTCAGTGCTGAAGAGGATGTGCAAGCTAAATATTTCCTACTTTGGTGAAAATGATTTctaatttcatttaatattacCCTTCTGCAGATTCTAAGTCACTGAGCAAAATCAAAGTCAAAGTACCAACTGTTATTCAATATTTTACCAAAATTTGGTGGAAATTTTGAATATAAAACCAAGTAACAATCTTTTCAGCCAAAGAAAACAATAGATTCTTACAGATTTAGAactattattttgcttttatgtcACTAAAATGAGTAGTCACTATTTCTCTTCTACAAATGTAACTTAGGTACTAAAGGGCTGATATGACGAGTCTGTATTAAGCTGATTTACGGAGTTGAATGTGAAGCTACTGCTGACTACTCCAGGAATACTGCTATCCATTGTTATACACAGACTGAGATCTttaacaatgaaaagaccaagccTCTCTGGATAGGACTCAGCAAAAGGCTATGTTGAACCAAGATGTTTCCTATCATAAAGCATTCTGAGATATTACAAATATGGTAACTATTACTACATTTTTACAGTAAACAtgttctcaaacaaaacaaaatctagtaCTACACAAGACGATTAgtgcttcatttcttttaaaatgactcCTTCCTTCCACCTTGCATCTTCTTCTCCCTAGCAACAAgagtctcctgtctcttctttctcagactgccaacccacaaacaagcaaacagaatcaTCACATTACCTAGGCACGCGGCAGCCCCAACCATGGCGTAAAGGCCAGGAGTGATGCAGTCAGCCCCAACCTCACACCACTCCTTGAAGATAAACCAGTCGTGGTGATAGTAGGCCAGCTGCTCCACAGCAATCCCCACAATTCTCCCTGCAATCGCGCCAATGGCCATGCTGGGGATGAACAAGCCTGAGGGAACCTGCAGCAGCAGTGAAAGAACTTTTAATGAGGTAACAGTTCTCTGACCATGTGACTGAAAACTATATCCTATGAGCTTGTCTCTAACAATGGGCTCCATTTGTATCTTAAAGAAACTCCTTACAGAGTAACAAAATCCTGTTTTATCCAACTACTTGTTAGTGATTCATTGATTTCAGTAACAAAGTAATAATGCAGCTTCTCTAGGCCAACAAGAAATAACTCAAAATTTACCATCCTTTATCCTAAAAAATCCTTAGCCTCTAACAAAATTTTCAGTAGTCCATAGCAAaatgaagggggaggggggggtggaGACAGGTTATTTCCCATAAAACCAAATCTGTCCAGTCTGAAGCAGCGAGCTCCCAGGGTTGTCCCTCCGTTATACTTTCACAATTGGCAGAAGGAGCAGATGTTATTCTCATAAGGAGCTACAGCATACATCAGGTGGTGTTTCCAGAATTCCCAATATTCTAAATGGAATACACATGTGAATCAACTAAAAGAGGAAAAATCCTTATTGGAAGaaacttattaaaaaataaggacAGAACATACTGGAGTGTTCTGAGCCAGTTAAAGGGGCCTACAACACAAAGGGTTAAATACACTTCACAGTCCTCAGCTGCAATCCTTCAGCAGAGACCAGGACTCAGCAAGACCCTGCCATCCGCTTCCTCAGTGTTGGCCAACCACAGCCACTGAGAACCCTTGCTGTCATTCTAATGTTAACACAAGGATTTATTGGGGAAAACAACCTCTAGACTAGACAACTTTAAAGCCTCTCTAACTTACTCTGTTAGGAAAAATAAGAGTAAAACTaagactttttttaaagtttgatatTCCCTGaacttaaaaaagacaaaataaaagcaatcttAAAACTATCAATCTTGTAATCTCACAGAAATAAAGCTGCCACGCCACAAGAGCTCGGTCTGAAAGTATGCCGTCCCTGCCAAGTATCACCTGCCACAGGAACTGCAGGGCATGACTGAGAACAGTGTGGCAGGTCGGCATCCGCTCCTCCGTGTCGGCATTCATAAGGAAGCTGTATTTAGGGAGTCCATGAGGAGCCGCATTCCAGGGCTCACGGCTCCACGTCCCTGATGGACAGAGACCTATTATATACCTAGCAACATGATTCTGAGACCACAGTGCCAGTCTAAGAACACACTATAATGGTGTAGAGAAGGTAGTATAACGGTTTCTCCTAGATTATTAGTCAGCTGACTTTTAAAACAAGAGATTATCCTGTATTATCTGGGTGGATTAAAAGTAATTCTAgaggttttttttcttgcttttttcccaCCATTCGAAAGTAGGATTTCTAAGAAttagacaaaagaaaaatctggCCCGCCATGGCTGGCTTTGAGTTGCAAGAAAGggaacataagcaaaagaaaagatGCAGCCCCTCGAACCTAAAAAATGCAGAAAAACGGACTCTGTCCCACAGTCTCCAGAAGTTACTAGAAACCTCTTGATATCAGAGCAGTAAGTCCTTTTCAGATTTTGGTCTCAGAATTGCAACCATTTAGATGAAACTTATTACACATAAGCGTCTTGGACACATCATTATTCCAGGATCATCTGACATGAGCACTTACCTTGATACCAAAAGTGAACActgtcattattattttaaatatgagcGCTAGGCACAACTGCCAGATAGCTGAATATACTCCAACGCCTGCTGGACGGTCAGGAATATCATCAACAATTTTACTGGCATTCATGTCATTTCTGTagtcacagagagaggaggactCCAACGGCCCACAATCTGTAAACAGCTCTTTAATCAGTTCACTGGTGTTGAGCCTTGTATATGGGTTGGGGAAGGCTATCACAGCAGTAATGGCTGCGACAATGATGACTTCGAGAACAGGATACTTTCCAAATCTGGTGGACTTGCGTCGACGACACCAGGCAATATTTGCCCTAATAAAAAAAGCTCCCCAAAGCCCTCCAAACACCCCCAGGAGAATAAAAGGGAACAGTTCAAAAAGGTACCACGGTGTATGATACTCCACATAAAAAAGGACCAGACGGCTGTTACCAAATGGATTGATGGATCGCAAAACAAACGCCGCCACCAAAGCAGCAAAAAATGATCTCCATAAAGTTTTGAGAGGAAAATAATAGCtaacctaaaaacagaaaagagaaattaatGCTATTACCTACTGCAGAGTAACTACGACTTGAGTAAATCGAAAATTTACTTTAAGTAACTCAATCTTTGTTGCCATTTGAATTTACGTGATTTGTCTTAATTAAAAAAGGatgctttttctttgattatcatATAACAACAAATTCACAATAACTGATTATGAATGTCTAATAATCACCTAGAATACCAAGAACTTCACTTTTCCAAAAGTTTCATATCTAATACAATTATGTTAGCTATAAATATCTCCTGAGTACTCTTGTTAACTATTAAAAATGTagttgagggggctggagagatggctcagcggttaagagcactgactgctcttccaaaggttccgagttcaagtcccagcaaccacatggtggctcacagccatctgtaaagagatctgacaccctcttccggtCCATCTGaggataactacagtgtacttacatataataataaataaatctttaaaaaaaatgtagttgaTTTGTCTCTtctattaaaaaatacatattccATTGaagcaataaaattatttccttaggCATTAGTAACTGTTTAAGAAGTAATCATacgaaaggaaaaatcaaccataCAAACTTTAAACAAGCAAGTCACAAAACTTTATTAAAAGTTGGCTTACAAACTgacttaaaatagtaaaaataaaaatatagctatAATTTAGCCAGCATATTTATAGGTTTTAGAGGCTTCCACTGATAGAAATTTACATTTTGCTAGTTTTGAACATTTGAAAGTTCGGCTAGAAACAATTACTACTATCTATACATGAGCAAACAGTTTACAGCAGGAgtctggagaggcggctcagcggTAAAGTGAATTCTTACAGAGAATTCCAGTTTGGCGCCCAGCTCCCCACCCAGTGGCTCCTAAcagcctgtaactgcagctccaggggagtcaatgccctcttctgacttctgtggccACCTGCAACTCACCCACATAGAACCCAAGCACATATccataaacaaatttaaaaacaacaaatctaaacaaaagtaagacattaataaaaatttattaatcaaaaataaaacaattttctgTAGTTATCAgttatgtataaaatatttgcACCGAGAACTACTTTAAAATcgtataaaaataaagcaaaatctttaattctattacACTAGCAATAAAAGTAAAGTGTACATGAAgatacaattttatttaatacTATTCTTTTGTACGTACCTCCTCCAAACTAAAAAGAACTCCTCCAATGGGCGCACCGAAAGCCACAGAAACACCAGCAGCTGAGGCGGCTGACAGCACCTAGGAAGAGGAAGGGCTTGTTTCTAGTTCCCTTACCAATCAAACGCACGTATGAACTTTTGTATTCCATGCTGCCTCAGTGCCTCTTCTGATCTTAGCCTACATGTCCTCCATGCAAAGCAAGGGAGGCAAGTATTCATCTCTtctcaacagttttttttttcctgctttaatTTAAAACTCATTTGCACTTTCTGTACTGTCAAAACATTAATGCCATATGTACCAATAAGTATACTATAAAGAGAAAGCAATGAATGCAGGCAACCCTCAATATTTATGTTAGtacaaagaggggagagagaggaaaccgTGGAATGGGGgtaaatgtttacttatttttttaagtaggGTATCATTTCTCCAGATTTCAGAGCTAAGTGGTTCACTCATTACTCTAAACCTTAGGAAAGATATTGCAGTCCACTGAACAGTCTCAATCATAACTATCCTGAACCCTCTGAACCTCCTGCCTCACTTGACAATCTCTAGGGGCATCTGATCACTGCTGACTTCCCACCTGGAAATTATCCAATTATTATTAAAGATTCTTTATTCCTTTCACTACTTTGATCCAGTAAATATCTGAGGGTACTCTAAGTACTTCCTCAAATCATCTAATTTTACAaattttctggaagaaaaaataGGACTTAAAAATTAAGTTGTAACGCACATGAACTGTATGAAGCTGCTGGGCAGAAGCCCTCCCTCTGCACATCCGTGGTGAGGAGCTCAGCCCCCATCTCCCTCTGCACACATGGGCGTGTGACCATGGTGAGGAACTCAGCCCCCGTCTCCCTCTGCACACACGGGCATGTGCCCACGGTGAGGAGCTCAGCCCCGTCTCCCTCTGCACACACGGGCGTGTGACCACGGTGAGGAGCTCAGGTCCCCTACCCCCgcaaccccccacccctgtctccctGTTCTTGTGATAATCGTGATGTTACTTAGAGAATATATAGAAAGTACTTAGAATACCATCTACAATCCCATAATGCAGGATTTGGATTTTTGTTTAGtatacctaaacacacacacacacacacacacacacacacacacacaattatagcAATAGCACAGTagttaaaaacataatttttggaATTGGAAAAACTAATTTTAATCCATATTCCGCTACAAACTGTATGCCATCTAAAGCACGTCTGCAGGCTCTCTAAGCCCCGGTGTCCTAACTTCTACACCAGGGTGGTAGTGCCATACTGGGGCTACTATAGAATTAATTTTGCAATGTGAGCAAATACTTCCAGAGTACCAGATACACGACAAAGGATAGCTTTTGAATTTTCactcaaagacaaaaatataatacttttaaatgtttcaCTTTGGGGATATCTATATACAATAGAAGAACAATACTTTAATGCTAATATTACAAGGTACTATATACGTTGTACATAATATATACCttatataatatactttatatataccTTGTATATACCCTGTATAATATACAAGGTactataataatttatattaaagaaactgataaaatgtgtgtgtttaggggGTGTTACACTAGCAACAACAGGATGAAAGGCTAAGGCCCGAGTTCAGTCCTCGATGCAATGTAAAAACCATACATTAACCATAAGGTCTCTGTGCCTTGTAAAGTTGCAGGTGTAGATTATGAAAACATAATTTAAGACTCCCAAAGACAAGAGGCTAAAGATCTCAAGTCTGTACTAATGCTCAGGCTCCTGTTTTCCCTCAGAAACACAACACAGAAGCCTAGCTAACGCTACAGTCTAGTTTAGTGATCTGCTAAAAAGTTCATGTTGCCCTAGAATAGTAAAAATGGAGTGTAAGTATCTAAATAAAGAAGGCATCCCACATTCCCTGTAAATTTCTGACTTAAACTTTGAAAGTCCTGgatgccctcagcttcctgaaagCCGTGGTACTTTCAAGGAAGGTTTCTGTGCAGCATACAGAACTTCCATGGCATTAGACCCTACCTTGAGGACTGACAGGACAGCCCAACTTCCCAAGCCTGAAAATGCAGTAATGTCAAAAGTCAAGTGAATAAAAACAGCaaagattttttaaagaaatcagctGAGAGCAAAGGTGTTCTTGCTAGTCTGAGTAAACCAGCAGCAGCAATCAACTCCAGAAAGGTGCAAgttaagaaaggaaaaggaaacacaGACTAGCCGCAACTTCTAATATGAATACATAATTTCTGCAAGACAGAGTTACAAGCATCTTTATACTAGAAAGTCATTCAGTGGCCATCACATTTCTCTAACACTCATTTCTCTGTTAATGAACTACAAACACCACTTACCTCCCTCTTTTTAGCTTCATTTGTGCTATACTTTGGAAAGAGGTAGGAAAAGATATTTCCACAGCAGCAGGCAACGTGTACCAGGGGACCTTCTTTTCCTAAACTCAAACCTGAAGCCACAGCCAGCACTAATGTGATGGTTTTAATCATTAAAGTCCATTTTCCCAAGTAACCTCTGATGATGAATCcactcaaaatagttttaatctACAAAGGAATGAGGAAGGCAATTAAATCTCCCTTAGGAAACCTGAGAACTTAACTTTGCTGAGTCTCATGTTTCACTCACCAAACAATCTACCAAACTTTGGCAAACTATAAAAcaattcataatttttaaaacaaattttattttaccatATATGATAAATCTATATCATATAATTAAATATGCAACCAAAGATAAGGGATGATTTTATCCcaggaacaaataaaaatacagggTCATGGTAAAATAAATGTAGGGCCATAGTGATATATAATCAATTTAAAGgtgaattttgaaattttctgttGTAGGAATAAGCACCAAGCATTTAGCTACATTTCAGTCTGTCAGGAATAAAGACATACTTTTCTTACCACACTGAAACTGTATGGAATTCTTACTGATACCACGGACAATGAGCGGCAACTGATAACGATTGCAGGTATTGATTCCTTTCTAAAGATAGCTTTACCTACACAGCTtcactataatttatttttaaaaaatacgttagggggctggagagatgtctgctcttccagaggtcctgagttcaattcccaacaaccacatggtagctcacaagtatctgtaatcagatctgttgccctcttctggcctgtaggcatacatgcaggcagaatgctgtatatataataaatccattttaaaaaatgttagaaagaaccctaatttttaaaaagtaaaaaatacaaCTAAATGAGTTCACGCCTAAATGTTATTCTCTTTTAAATTACTAtgcatgaaacaaacaaacaaacatttatcCTACTGATCTACTGCGGTTAATTTTTTCCTTAGAATATAAAATAACCAAGTTTGTAAGTCATTAGCTTATTTATTCTAGTCAATAAtcttagaaagaaaacaatatatcAGAGTCAAAcagcaaaacatcaaccaagcCATCAAAGAATTTTTGGCAACAAAACATTTCTGTtctgaagtttttgttttaaatttaattttcgtACTCATGGGCTATGTATTAGtggtgagaaggagagagagggagagagagagagagagagagagagagagagagagagagagagagagagagagagagagagag containing:
- the Clcn3 gene encoding H(+)/Cl(-) exchange transporter 3 isoform X5 — protein: MTNGGSINSSTHLLDLLDEPIPGVGTYDDFHTIDWVREKCKDRERHRRINSKKKESAWEMTKSLYDAWSGWLVVTLTGLASGALAGLIDIAADWMTDLKEGICLSALWYNHEQCCWGSNETTFEERDKCPQWKTWAELIIGQAEGPGSYIMNYIMYIFWALSFAFLAVSLVKVFAPYACGSGIPEIKTILSGFIIRGYLGKWTLMIKTITLVLAVASGLSLGKEGPLVHVACCCGNIFSYLFPKYSTNEAKKREVLSAASAAGVSVAFGAPIGGVLFSLEEVSYYFPLKTLWRSFFAALVAAFVLRSINPFGNSRLVLFYVEYHTPWYLFELFPFILLGVFGGLWGAFFIRANIAWCRRRKSTRFGKYPVLEVIIVAAITAVIAFPNPYTRLNTSELIKELFTDCGPLESSSLCDYRNDMNASKIVDDIPDRPAGVGVYSAIWQLCLALIFKIIMTVFTFGIKVPSGLFIPSMAIGAIAGRIVGIAVEQLAYYHHDWFIFKEWCEVGADCITPGLYAMVGAAACLGGVTRMTVSLVVIVFELTGGLEYIVPLMAAVMTSKWVGDAFGREGIYEAHIRLNGYPFLDAKEEFTHTTLAADVMRPRRSDPPLAVLTQDNMTVDDIENMINETSYNGFPVIMSKESQRLVGFALRRDLTIAIESARKKQEGIVGSSRVCFAQHTPSLPAESPRPLKLRSILDMSPFTVTDHTPMEIVVDIFRKLGLRQCLVTHNGIVLGIITKKNILEHLEQLKQHVEPLTPPWHYNKKRYPPSYGPDGKPRPRFNNVQLSPVDEDREETEEEVRLLNSTIL
- the Clcn3 gene encoding H(+)/Cl(-) exchange transporter 3 isoform X4 — protein: MESEQLFHRGYYRNSYNSIASASSDEELLDGAGAIMDFQTSEDDNLLDGDTAAGTHYTMTNGGSINSSTHLLDLLDEPIPGVGTYDDFHTIDWVREKCKDRERHRRINSKKKESAWEMTKSLYDAWSGWLVVTLTGLASGALAGLIDIAADWMTDLKEGICLSALWYNHEQCCWGSNETTFEERDKCPQWKTWAELIIGQAEGPGSYIMNYIMYIFWALSFAFLAVSLVKVFAPYACGSGIPEIKTILSGFIIRGYLGKWTLMIKTITLVLAVASGLSLGKEGPLVHVACCCGNIFSYLFPKYSTNEAKKREVLSAASAAGVSVAFGAPIGGVLFSLEEVSYYFPLKTLWRSFFAALVAAFVLRSINPFGNSRLVLFYVEYHTPWYLFELFPFILLGVFGGLWGAFFIRANIAWCRRRKSTRFGKYPVLEVIIVAAITAVIAFPNPYTRLNTSELIKELFTDCGPLESSSLCDYRNDMNASKIVDDIPDRPAGVGVYSAIWQLCLALIFKIIMTVFTFGIKVPSGLFIPSMAIGAIAGRIVGIAVEQLAYYHHDWFIFKEWCEVGADCITPGLYAMVGAAACLGGVTRMTVSLVVIVFELTGGLEYIVPLMAAVMTSKWVGDAFGREGIYEAHIRLNGYPFLDAKEEFTHTTLAADVMRPRRSDPPLAVLTQDNMTVDDIENMINETSYNGFPVIMSKESQRLVGFALRRDLTIAIESARKKQEGIVGSSRVCFAQHTPSLPAESPRPLKLRSILDMSPFTVTDHTPMEIVVDIFRKLGLRQCLVTHNGRLLGIITKKDILRHMAQTANQDPASIMFN
- the Clcn3 gene encoding H(+)/Cl(-) exchange transporter 3 isoform X1, with the translated sequence MESEQLFHRGYYRNSYNSIASASSDEELLDGAGAIMDFQTSEDDNLLDGDTAAGTHYTMTNGGSINSSTHLLDLLDEPIPGVGTYDDFHTIDWVREKCKDRERHRRINSKKKESAWEMTKSLYDAWSGWLVVTLTGLASGALAGLIDIAADWMTDLKEGICLSALWYNHEQCCWGSNETTFEERDKCPQWKTWAELIIGQAEGPGSYIMNYIMYIFWALSFAFLAVSLVKVFAPYACGSGIPEIKTILSGFIIRGYLGKWTLMIKTITLVLAVASGLSLGKEGPLVHVACCCGNIFSYLFPKYSTNEAKKREVLSAASAAGVSVAFGAPIGGVLFSLEEVSYYFPLKTLWRSFFAALVAAFVLRSINPFGNSRLVLFYVEYHTPWYLFELFPFILLGVFGGLWGAFFIRANIAWCRRRKSTRFGKYPVLEVIIVAAITAVIAFPNPYTRLNTSELIKELFTDCGPLESSSLCDYRNDMNASKIVDDIPDRPAGVGVYSAIWQLCLALIFKIIMTVFTFGIKVPSGLFIPSMAIGAIAGRIVGIAVEQLAYYHHDWFIFKEWCEVGADCITPGLYAMVGAAACLGGVTRMTVSLVVIVFELTGGLEYIVPLMAAVMTSKWVGDAFGREGIYEAHIRLNGYPFLDAKEEFTHTTLAADVMRPRRSDPPLAVLTQDNMTVDDIENMINETSYNGFPVIMSKESQRLVGFALRRDLTIAIESARKKQEGIVGSSRVCFAQHTPSLPAESPRPLKLRSILDMSPFTVTDHTPMEIVVDIFRKLGLRQCLVTHNGIVLGIITKKNILEHLEQLKQHVEPLTPPWHYNKKRYPPSYGPDGKPRPRFNNVQLSPVDEDREETEEEVRLLNSTIL